Proteins encoded by one window of Rutidosis leptorrhynchoides isolate AG116_Rl617_1_P2 chromosome 7, CSIRO_AGI_Rlap_v1, whole genome shotgun sequence:
- the LOC139858853 gene encoding transcription factor bHLH148-like → MSSLTSNLVTSNTERSRDSLKQIKKKKMQKQSSNDKYQNTQNSNSNSNSDDIMSWKSETRQEVYRLKLMQALSQVRLGSESVSARLRGQAVREAADRVLAMSCKGRSRWSRAILTNKYKNKFVRRNLRSRLKKPRVDIMKLKSNNLDRKGRDLGRLVPGCRKVSLPVVLEEASDYIAALEMQVKAMADLAEFFSSRFDSGSGALNVSRLNISQPPPRS, encoded by the coding sequence ATGTCGTCGTTAACATCGAATCTAGTCACGAGTAACACCGAAAGATCACGTGATTCTTTGAAGCAAATCAAGAAGAAGAAAATGCAAAAACAATCTAGTAACGATAAGTATCAGAACACGCAAAACAGTAACAGCAACAGTAACAGCGACGATATAATGTCGTGGAAATCAGAAACCAGACAAGAGGTATACAGATTAAAACTTATGCAAGCTTTAAGCCAGGTTCGGCTCGGCTCAGAATCTGTCTCGGCTCGGCTTCGTGGACAAGCTGTTCGAGAAGCTGCTGATCGTGTTTTGGCAATGTCGTGTAAAGGACGGAGTCGATGGAGTCGTGCAATTCTTACAAACAAATATAAGAATAAATTTGTGAGGAGGAATTTGAGAAGCCGATTAAAGAAGCCGAGAGTCGATATTATGAAGTTGAAATCGAATAATTTAGATCGAAAAGGACGCGATCTAGGACGGTTAGTTCCTGGTTGCCGGAAAGTTTCATTGCCTGTTGTGTTGGAAGAAGCTAGTGATTATATTGCTGCACTTGAAATGCAAGTTAAGGCCATGGCTGATCTAGCCGAGTTTTTCTCGAGCCGCTTTGATTCTGGCTCCGGAGCTCTGAATGTAAGTCGTCTTAATATTAGCCAGCCACCACCGAGATCTTGA
- the LOC139859282 gene encoding uncharacterized protein: MALLLAPVQLNLMREDSLLWSAAPDGVYSVSDAVRMLAYSNSVNPPTWSKVVWGNNVPSKVMLFHWLAIRYSIPVYDVLIKRHILPSSHSNLCVWCLEEVETVNHFLLHCKWTFKVWSDLFSWWKLVWVIPGSIEDFSLDWFHGMGIKASKFWKLIGPATFWAMWLARNDFIFNWKFMCRSVLVRKIKLKTFIWASNLKLCNGSQFYVWENNPSLMM, translated from the coding sequence ATGGCCCTTTTATTAGCTCCTGTACAATTGAACTTAATGAGGGAAGACAGTTTGTTGTGGTCGGCTGCTCCGGATGGGGTTTACTCTGTTTCAGATGCGGTTAGAATGCTTGCTTACTCGAATTCGGTTAATCCCCCAACGTGGTCAAAAGTCGTTTGGGGTAATAATGTTCCGTCTAAGGTTATGTTATTCCATTGGCTTGCTATTCGATATAGTATACCCGTGTATGATGTTCTTATTAAGAGACATATTTTGCCTTCGTCTCATTCCAATTTGTGTGTTTGGTGTTTGGAGGAAGTCGAAACGGTCAATCATTTTTTGTTGCATTGTAAGTGGACGTTCAAGGTTTGGTCGGATCTCTTTTCATGGTGGAAGTTGGTTTGGGTAATTCCGGGTTCTATAGAAGATTTCTCTTTAGATTGGTTCCACGGGATGGGTATTAAAGCGTCCAAGTTTTGGAAGTTAATAGGTCCCGCAACTTTTTGGGCAATGTGGTTGGCTAGAAACGACTTTATTTTCAATTGGAAATTTATGTGTCGTTCGGTTTTGGTTCGCAAAATCAAACTCAAGACCTTCATTTGGGCTTCAAATTTAAAGCTTTGCAACGGGTCACAATTCTACGTTTGGGAAAACAACCCGtcgttgatgatgtag